The Electrophorus electricus isolate fEleEle1 chromosome 19, fEleEle1.pri, whole genome shotgun sequence genome has a segment encoding these proteins:
- the LOC118240088 gene encoding C-C motif chemokine 4 homolog — protein MKVRALLTGLLVIMCRRTGAMSRSANGHVMCCFDFHDSKIPVNFITKYEPTSSECPKAGVVFTTKKPARICANPHLNWVKEAMKIINDPDIYHKRRGCTLQDPRCQSRLITAPLRETYCLSIG, from the exons ATGAAGGTGCGAGCTCTCCTCACCGGTTTGCTGGTGATCATGTGCCGTCGCACCGGTGCAATGAGTAGAA gtgCAAATGGACATGTTATGTGCTGTTTCGATTTTCATGATAGTAAAATCCCCGTAAACTTTATTACCAAATACGAGCCAACGAGCTCCGAGTGTCCAAAAGCCGGAGTTGT TTTTACAACCAAGAAGCCGGCTCGTATCTGCGCCAACCCTCATCTTAACTGGGTGAAAGAGGCcatgaaaataattaatgatCCTGATATCT ATCACAAGAGACGGGGCTGCACATTACAGGATCCACGATGCCAATCTCGTCTAATCACTGCGCCCCTCAGAGAGACTTACTGTCTGAGTATTGGTTAG